One region of Candidatus Limnocylindrales bacterium genomic DNA includes:
- a CDS encoding DUF58 domain-containing protein: MEEILKKVSKIDYYINWYTTQVCPGSWFSVYKGGGLEFDKISRYDLGENPRWINWAATARIGGQHILKNTYIEERELYLILVVDLSKSMEFGSERVSKRRLAAEIAATLAYSAWRVGDPIGLIGYTVKIEIHLKPQRQKAYNFLIPQHVLSFKTQHGTQGKVSSVFESLPAKRALVFWLSDFLEELAEIKKALKVMGSRHDVIPLVLHDPRERELPQYRGGLRLRDLETGMERMLWFTKKNRATFQAEAKKREEDLNSLFKQLNLDYLWIDPKTDYLLEITKLFLSRRRKRS; this comes from the coding sequence ATGGAAGAAATTCTGAAAAAAGTCTCGAAAATCGATTATTATATCAACTGGTATACTACGCAAGTATGTCCGGGTTCCTGGTTCAGTGTGTACAAAGGAGGGGGTTTGGAGTTTGATAAGATCAGCCGATATGATTTGGGTGAGAATCCTCGATGGATTAACTGGGCAGCAACGGCTCGAATCGGAGGTCAACACATTTTAAAAAACACGTATATCGAGGAACGTGAACTCTATCTAATCTTAGTGGTTGACCTGAGTAAGTCGATGGAGTTTGGATCAGAAAGAGTTTCCAAGCGAAGATTAGCGGCTGAAATTGCGGCGACTTTGGCTTATTCTGCCTGGCGTGTAGGTGACCCCATCGGACTCATCGGCTATACGGTGAAAATAGAAATTCATTTAAAACCTCAGCGCCAAAAAGCTTACAATTTTTTGATTCCACAACATGTTCTATCTTTTAAAACTCAACATGGTACCCAAGGAAAGGTTTCCAGTGTATTTGAAAGCTTGCCTGCAAAACGTGCCTTGGTATTCTGGTTGTCTGATTTCCTGGAAGAGTTGGCCGAAATAAAAAAGGCTTTAAAAGTTATGGGTTCACGCCACGATGTAATTCCTCTGGTCCTCCATGACCCCCGTGAACGTGAACTTCCACAGTATCGGGGAGGACTTCGGTTGAGGGATTTAGAAACGGGTATGGAAAGAATGCTATGGTTCACAAAGAAAAATAGGGCAACTTTTCAAGCAGAAGCCAAGAAACGAGAAGAAGATTTAAATTCACTTTTTAAACAGTTAAACTTGGATTACCTTTGGATCGATCCTAAAACGGATTATCTGTTAGAAATAACCAAGTTGTTTCTCTCCAGGCGGAGGAAAAGATCATAA
- a CDS encoding PQQ-binding-like beta-propeller repeat protein, whose protein sequence is MQRWSYGIMILIIGISLFLSKGLKAEEVTDAHLLNAQQDKANWLLYGHDYTNQRYSPLDQIRTDNVQNLVLKWIYQTGKIGSFQTNPLVVDGIMYVTTPYNHVVALDARTGKQLWRYEHKLRTEKFCCGPANRGAAVAYGKVYMATLDARLVALDQKTGRLIWDVEIAEDPEAGKVESMEPLTGVKELQGGTVTGASGYSANMAPLVYKGKVIVGTTGAGYGLHLEFKEGGKQVLSVVGLSGGGKGLRGFLVAYDAQTGKEIWRWYTVPEKGWEGEWRTHTPDGEDLHRNIEAEKEAFKKYPNTWKLGGGSLWMTPVPDPELNLIYFGTGNPSPQMDDSTRPGDNLYTVSLVALDAETGQLKWYYQQVPHDRWAYDVASPPVLFDVIINGQKIKAVGQASKTGWFYVHDRQTGKLLLRSEPFVPQENLFARPTPEGVRIAPAGGGGSNWSPVAYSPQTGAVYISGLHRPALYVSRTLTPEPDKPWQSYTFIKSTQEETWGTFTAIDTSTGKILWQKKMELPMIGGALATAGGLVFTGEGNGYFDAFDAKTGEILWRFQAGAGVNAPPISYEVDGTQYIAVAAGGNSIFGYPLGDDILVFALSEK, encoded by the coding sequence ATGCAGAGATGGAGCTATGGAATCATGATCCTGATTATAGGGATAAGTTTATTTCTGTCCAAAGGTTTGAAGGCCGAAGAAGTAACCGATGCCCATCTACTTAATGCGCAACAGGACAAAGCGAACTGGCTTCTGTATGGTCACGATTATACCAATCAGCGGTATAGTCCTCTGGATCAGATCCGGACAGATAATGTTCAGAATTTAGTCCTCAAATGGATTTATCAAACGGGAAAAATAGGCTCTTTTCAGACGAATCCTCTGGTTGTAGATGGAATTATGTATGTGACGACTCCTTACAATCATGTGGTGGCTTTGGATGCCAGGACCGGCAAACAACTCTGGCGTTATGAGCACAAGCTTCGAACCGAGAAGTTTTGCTGTGGGCCGGCTAATCGAGGTGCTGCGGTAGCGTATGGAAAAGTCTACATGGCAACCCTGGATGCCCGACTGGTTGCTTTGGATCAAAAAACCGGCAGGTTGATATGGGATGTAGAGATTGCCGAAGATCCAGAAGCCGGGAAGGTCGAGTCGATGGAGCCCCTGACAGGTGTCAAAGAATTGCAAGGGGGGACCGTTACCGGGGCTTCAGGGTATAGTGCCAACATGGCTCCCCTCGTTTATAAAGGGAAAGTTATTGTCGGAACCACAGGAGCCGGGTATGGTCTTCACCTGGAATTTAAGGAAGGTGGGAAGCAGGTTCTGTCGGTAGTAGGCCTCTCCGGTGGGGGTAAAGGATTACGGGGTTTTCTAGTAGCTTATGATGCTCAAACCGGAAAAGAGATCTGGAGATGGTATACCGTTCCTGAGAAAGGCTGGGAAGGGGAATGGCGTACCCATACTCCCGATGGGGAAGACCTCCATCGGAATATCGAAGCGGAAAAAGAGGCCTTTAAAAAGTATCCAAATACCTGGAAATTGGGAGGTGGTTCCCTGTGGATGACGCCCGTTCCAGACCCGGAGTTAAACTTAATTTATTTTGGAACCGGAAACCCATCCCCTCAAATGGACGACTCCACCCGCCCGGGAGATAATCTCTATACCGTAAGTCTCGTGGCTTTGGATGCAGAGACCGGGCAACTCAAATGGTACTATCAACAAGTCCCCCATGATCGCTGGGCTTACGATGTAGCCAGTCCTCCGGTATTGTTTGACGTAATAATCAACGGACAAAAAATCAAAGCCGTCGGGCAGGCCAGCAAAACAGGCTGGTTCTATGTCCATGATCGACAAACCGGAAAGCTTCTCCTCCGATCAGAGCCCTTTGTACCTCAAGAAAATCTGTTTGCCAGACCTACCCCAGAAGGAGTCCGTATTGCCCCGGCCGGAGGAGGGGGGTCCAACTGGTCTCCCGTAGCTTATAGCCCCCAAACAGGCGCTGTTTATATTTCAGGTCTCCACCGACCTGCCTTATATGTTTCCCGGACTTTGACTCCAGAACCCGATAAACCCTGGCAAAGTTATACCTTTATCAAGTCTACCCAGGAAGAAACCTGGGGGACTTTCACAGCCATTGATACTTCTACCGGAAAGATTCTATGGCAAAAAAAGATGGAACTGCCCATGATAGGGGGTGCTCTGGCTACCGCAGGGGGTCTAGTATTTACCGGTGAGGGGAACGGCTACTTTGATGCTTTTGATGCCAAAACCGGAGAGATCCTTTGGCGATTTCAAGCCGGTGCCGGCGTAAATGCACCGCCCATCTCTTATGAAGTGGATGGAACTCAGTATATCGCAGTTGCGGCAGGAGGAAACTCTATTTTTGGATATCCCTTAGGAGATGATATTTTAGTTTTTGCCCTCTCAGAAAAGTAA
- a CDS encoding tetratricopeptide repeat protein: MSGGKKRALQIILFVGGWVLFISGIYYKFGYLDLIKKGNQATQENRFDNQDYEKAEKNLFASKDILHYNLGVRAYKADNLKRASDYFRQVIQESNSDDLKAKAYYNLGNILTVMEQPKEAAAMYQAALRLDPSDWETKYNLERLYVFNPKAFGEGNQEASMQQEPNEEANSAQDPSKGKGWGTGPNPRGI, from the coding sequence ATGTCAGGTGGAAAAAAACGAGCTTTACAAATTATCCTATTCGTTGGGGGGTGGGTATTGTTTATTTCTGGGATTTACTACAAATTCGGCTATCTGGATCTAATTAAAAAAGGCAATCAGGCTACCCAGGAGAATCGTTTTGATAATCAAGATTATGAAAAGGCTGAAAAGAACTTATTTGCCTCGAAGGATATCCTTCATTACAACCTGGGAGTTCGAGCTTATAAAGCTGATAACCTCAAACGTGCTTCAGATTATTTTCGCCAGGTTATCCAGGAAAGCAACTCCGATGATTTGAAAGCTAAAGCCTATTACAATTTGGGTAACATTTTAACAGTCATGGAACAACCCAAAGAGGCGGCTGCCATGTATCAGGCTGCTTTGCGACTGGATCCTTCTGATTGGGAGACAAAATATAATCTGGAACGATTATACGTTTTTAATCCCAAAGCCTTTGGAGAGGGAAATCAAGAGGCTTCTATGCAGCAGGAACCTAATGAAGAAGCTAACAGTGCCCAGGACCCGTCTAAAGGAAAAGGCTGGGGAACCGGTCCTAATCCAAGGGGAATTTAA
- a CDS encoding VWA domain-containing protein — MTLTHLTLADPYLLLVALLIPLLFLVKRKTFIGYSNLNLLKKTLGSNFWVKLPTVLFLLAIAFLLVALARPQKHQYEEFKQLEARDIILVMDLSYSMEMGLDGESRKRKIDIAREAAREFVKKQEGSRIALIVFGDEAYGSWPLTTDLHIIDEKLQDIGNRFHGGTNFEKPFKTAFQHFEQLGQSQSKVLIFLSDGDAPIPPQAKAEIVQNLIHQGIRFYLMGIQLTNARDMLDIVKNVGGKFINIQKEAEFSQGFDEINRLEQSAITVEKTEIKSVEFYAVFTLVGFILLLLAEILGNTLMMEFP, encoded by the coding sequence ATGACCTTAACTCATTTAACATTGGCAGACCCTTACCTGCTTTTGGTTGCTCTTCTAATTCCCTTACTCTTTCTGGTAAAGCGAAAAACTTTTATAGGGTATTCTAACTTAAATCTGTTAAAAAAAACGCTGGGATCTAACTTTTGGGTAAAGCTGCCGACGGTTTTATTCCTCCTTGCCATCGCTTTCTTACTTGTAGCCCTGGCTCGACCGCAAAAGCACCAGTACGAAGAGTTTAAACAACTGGAAGCCCGAGATATCATTTTGGTTATGGATCTCTCCTATAGTATGGAAATGGGTTTAGATGGAGAAAGCCGAAAGAGAAAGATCGATATTGCACGGGAAGCAGCCCGGGAGTTTGTGAAAAAACAGGAAGGAAGTCGCATTGCTTTGATTGTCTTTGGAGATGAGGCTTATGGGAGTTGGCCTTTGACGACAGATCTCCATATCATCGATGAAAAACTCCAAGACATCGGGAACCGTTTCCACGGTGGAACTAATTTTGAAAAACCCTTCAAAACGGCTTTTCAACACTTTGAACAGTTGGGTCAATCTCAAAGTAAAGTCCTTATTTTCTTATCCGATGGAGATGCTCCCATTCCTCCTCAAGCTAAAGCAGAGATCGTTCAAAACCTTATCCACCAAGGGATTCGTTTTTACTTGATGGGAATTCAATTAACGAACGCACGGGATATGTTGGATATTGTCAAAAACGTTGGTGGAAAATTTATCAATATTCAAAAGGAAGCCGAGTTCAGTCAGGGTTTTGATGAAATCAATCGGTTAGAACAATCTGCTATCACGGTGGAAAAAACGGAGATTAAATCTGTTGAGTTTTATGCCGTGTTTACCCTGGTGGGTTTCATTTTACTCCTCTTGGCTGAGATCCTTGGAAATACCCTTATGATGGAGTTTCCTTAA
- a CDS encoding VWA domain-containing protein, translating into MIQFLYPQAFWGFGLLLILIGVLGIGYYRRRSLLRTFGQENLIRQTSRLSQNWDQWIQGGLLMGAVIALIITLARPVWPGGSIKLREGSLDVVAVLDVSRSMAAEDYGDEVSRLQKAKDMLMGLFPDLVGNRVGLVTFAREGFVQSNLTDDLVALKFVLQNWVKIESAPGGGSNILLALSEAYNLFKEEDRSKLILLFSDGGDVALPDLLPIQEKLSSKKIKVIAIGLGNLKGSKIPVYGKDGKFEDWYRINNELILTRLNESPLRELAAKTDGKYLRVISGKELQGLLKHVELVGEKSVVHEKEFFQIPLGLALLLLFIRKSSFLTA; encoded by the coding sequence ATGATACAATTTCTTTATCCGCAAGCTTTCTGGGGGTTTGGACTCCTCCTGATTCTGATAGGAGTTCTAGGAATAGGTTATTATCGGAGGCGCTCTTTATTAAGAACCTTTGGTCAGGAGAACCTCATTAGACAAACCTCCCGCCTTTCGCAAAATTGGGACCAGTGGATTCAAGGGGGTTTGTTGATGGGAGCTGTAATCGCCTTGATTATCACCCTGGCCCGACCTGTCTGGCCGGGAGGTTCGATTAAACTCCGGGAAGGGTCCCTGGATGTAGTTGCTGTCCTGGATGTATCGCGAAGCATGGCGGCAGAGGATTATGGAGATGAGGTCTCTCGATTACAAAAAGCGAAGGATATGCTTATGGGACTTTTCCCTGATCTGGTAGGTAACCGGGTGGGATTGGTGACCTTCGCGCGAGAGGGTTTTGTTCAGTCTAATCTGACCGATGATCTCGTGGCTCTTAAATTTGTTTTGCAAAACTGGGTAAAAATTGAATCGGCCCCGGGGGGAGGATCAAACATCCTGTTGGCCCTTTCAGAAGCCTATAATCTCTTCAAAGAAGAAGATCGAAGCAAATTAATTCTTCTTTTTTCCGACGGAGGGGATGTAGCCCTCCCAGATCTTTTACCAATCCAGGAAAAGCTTTCTTCAAAAAAGATTAAAGTCATTGCCATAGGTTTGGGAAATCTGAAAGGTTCTAAAATTCCTGTCTACGGAAAGGATGGAAAATTTGAGGATTGGTACCGAATCAATAATGAATTAATTTTAACCCGTTTAAATGAATCTCCGTTAAGGGAGCTGGCTGCTAAAACCGATGGAAAATATCTCCGGGTTATTTCAGGTAAGGAACTCCAGGGACTTTTGAAGCATGTCGAGCTTGTGGGAGAGAAATCTGTGGTCCATGAAAAGGAGTTCTTCCAGATTCCCCTGGGTTTAGCGCTCTTACTCCTTTTTATCAGGAAATCTTCTTTCCTTACAGCTTAA
- a CDS encoding MoxR family ATPase, whose product MKDELEKVHQVVNEIEKIIIGQTSLIWKVLTALLADGHVLLEGVPGLAKTLLVATLGKTIGGAFQRIQMVPDMMPSDIVGTYIYTDGKFEVEKGPIISANLILVDEINRAAAKTQAALLQAMQERQVTIMGKETFQLPDPFMVLATQNPIEHEGTYPLPEAQLDRFLLKLLVNYPSREDEIHMLENTLLDRRDRLAEIQQVFSPEEVVRLREKIKAEVKVEEYAHRYMVDLCRATRNPVEYKLDKIEGKIRIGVSPRGILGLRDVARVQAFLEGRKFVYPEDVQRTAKDVLRHRMILTYSAEMEGVTPDEILDHVLSKIPVP is encoded by the coding sequence ATGAAAGATGAATTGGAAAAGGTTCATCAGGTTGTTAATGAAATCGAGAAAATAATCATTGGGCAGACTTCCCTCATCTGGAAAGTTTTAACCGCACTTCTGGCCGATGGGCATGTGCTATTAGAAGGAGTACCCGGACTGGCTAAAACCTTACTGGTAGCCACTTTGGGAAAAACTATTGGGGGTGCGTTTCAGCGTATCCAGATGGTTCCGGACATGATGCCCAGTGATATTGTGGGTACCTATATCTATACAGACGGCAAGTTTGAAGTCGAAAAAGGCCCCATCATATCGGCTAATCTGATTTTAGTGGATGAGATTAATCGAGCGGCTGCCAAAACTCAGGCAGCTCTTCTCCAGGCCATGCAGGAACGTCAGGTGACCATTATGGGGAAAGAGACTTTTCAACTTCCAGATCCCTTTATGGTCCTGGCAACTCAAAATCCTATCGAGCACGAGGGTACCTATCCTTTACCGGAGGCTCAATTGGATAGGTTCCTTTTAAAGCTTCTCGTGAACTATCCTTCTAGAGAAGATGAGATCCACATGTTGGAAAATACCCTTTTAGACCGCCGGGATCGTTTAGCAGAGATTCAACAGGTCTTCTCCCCGGAGGAGGTTGTCCGCTTACGGGAGAAGATCAAAGCAGAGGTAAAGGTCGAAGAATATGCCCATCGATATATGGTGGATTTGTGTCGTGCGACTCGAAATCCCGTGGAATATAAGCTGGACAAAATAGAAGGGAAAATAAGAATTGGGGTCTCACCCAGAGGAATCCTGGGTTTGCGAGATGTGGCTCGCGTACAAGCTTTTCTGGAAGGACGGAAATTTGTCTATCCAGAAGATGTTCAGCGTACTGCCAAGGATGTGCTCCGTCATCGTATGATCTTAACCTACTCGGCTGAAATGGAAGGAGTTACACCAGATGAGATCCTGGATCATGTTTTAAGTAAGATTCCTGTCCCCTAA
- a CDS encoding NAD(P)-dependent oxidoreductase: MKEKIGFIGLGTMGKPMAKNLLKAGYTLTVFNRSAFKTAELKELGAVVAESPREVGSRSQVTILMVSDTPEVEEILMGKDGLLAGVQSGSVIIVMSTILPSAVRQLAQVIKTYGCEMLDAPVLGSRRAAVNATLTIVVGGEKVVYERCHGIFQVLGRQVFYMGPQGMGLYTKLCNNLISGVVMQAVSEALLFGQKAGLNLQELIKVILQGGDRTLTMEAKGPSLLARNFDTHFPLKHMYKDLWLISTAAGELGLALPVTTLVRELFGVAKVAGLGEKDFSGVLTVVEKLAGTRLKKG, encoded by the coding sequence ATGAAAGAAAAAATCGGCTTTATAGGCCTTGGAACCATGGGAAAACCCATGGCTAAAAATCTCCTTAAAGCCGGATATACTTTAACGGTTTTTAATCGGTCCGCCTTCAAAACTGCTGAACTTAAAGAATTGGGAGCCGTTGTAGCCGAATCTCCCAGGGAGGTTGGAAGTCGCTCTCAGGTTACCATCCTCATGGTTTCAGACACCCCTGAAGTAGAAGAAATCCTGATGGGGAAAGACGGCCTGTTGGCTGGAGTTCAATCCGGTTCTGTTATCATCGTCATGAGTACAATTCTACCTTCTGCAGTCAGGCAGCTTGCACAGGTGATAAAAACTTACGGGTGTGAGATGCTAGATGCTCCGGTCCTGGGAAGCCGGCGGGCGGCCGTAAACGCAACTTTAACTATTGTAGTAGGGGGGGAGAAGGTTGTTTATGAGCGGTGCCATGGAATTTTCCAGGTGTTGGGGCGACAGGTTTTTTACATGGGTCCTCAGGGCATGGGACTTTACACAAAGCTCTGTAATAACTTGATCAGTGGGGTCGTTATGCAGGCTGTTTCCGAAGCCCTGTTGTTTGGCCAAAAAGCCGGACTAAATCTTCAAGAATTGATCAAAGTTATCCTCCAGGGTGGAGATCGAACCTTGACAATGGAGGCAAAGGGACCTTCCTTACTGGCAAGAAACTTCGATACCCATTTTCCCCTCAAGCATATGTATAAGGATCTCTGGCTCATTTCGACTGCTGCCGGTGAGTTGGGGCTTGCACTACCGGTTACGACCTTAGTAAGAGAACTCTTTGGGGTCGCCAAAGTTGCAGGATTAGGAGAAAAAGATTTTTCTGGCGTGCTTACGGTCGTGGAAAAACTTGCAGGAACCCGATTGAAGAAAGGATAA